In Chryseobacterium sp. C-71, the genomic window ACATATAAAGTATGAAAATAAATTTACAGAAAAAATTCTTGATTCTGTTCTGCATTCTGATATTCGTCTTATATCTTTTATGTATTTACTTTTATCCCAAAACAAGAGATGAATTCTACTATCTTGTAAACGATCACTCTACAGTAATAGCTGAATTTTCGAACTCTTACTTTAATGTGAATGCAAGAATAGGACAGTTTTTTTCTAATTTGTCGGGAAGAAGTATGCTAGCAAACCTTATTACAAGTGGACTTATGTTTGTGAATTTTTTTTATTTAAGTTTTTTGACAGTTTTCAGAACTTTCCCCACAGCAAATAGCCTTAATCTAAAAAAAAGCATAATAATATCCGGATTGTTTATTTTTTTAATAAACTACTTCGGTGAAATGTTCTTTTATGTGCCTTATAGTACCAATTATACTTTAACAAATGTTTTTTACTTATTGTATATTTTTGTCATAATAGAATATTTTATTTACAATAGAGACCTTTTTAGTTTATATAAAATTCCCGTGTGGCTAATTATCGTATTCGGAATTTTTACAGGAATGGGAAATGAGCATGTGCCTCCCGCTTTACTGTTACTTACAGGATTGTTATTTTTAAGTTTTATTATTAAAAACAAAAAGATTTTGCTCCCTTCGAAAAAGATAAGTTTTGCTTTCATAAGTGTTATAATTGGATATTTTATTTTGTTTTTTGCGCCTGCAAATAGAGTGAGATTCAAAAAAGAAGGGAAACAAGAGTTTGGGTTTAATATCGCAGATTACTTTGGAAATTTAAAGCTAATTTCAAAAATTTATTATTATTATAACTTCGAATTGTTGATTTTTCTAGGCATAATATCCACTGTCGTAATTCTTTTATTTGTTCGAAGAAAAATTGAGAAAAGCTTAATTTTTGAATTGCTTTCTTACATATTCTTAGCTTTAGTATGTATTTTTATAACAGCTTATTCTCCTATTATCGGTACGCGATTACTTTTTTTTAGCAATGTTTTATTTATATTGTCAGGATTTATTATTCTGTTTAGAAATAATCATTCGTTTTTTACGAGTTCAACAAAAACTAATTTAGCAACTATATTAGTTGGGTTATTTGTAGGAACATATTTTATTTCAGCTTTTATGATTTCTAAGAATGCTAATGAAAATTACTGTAAAGTAATGACCGAGATTGAAAACAAAGCAAAATCTTCAAAGAATGTCATTATTGAAAAATCGTTTGATTATCAAATGAGTATTTTTGGTAAATTGAATAGAAAAGTTTTACTTGATACCGGCGAAAGCTATATCGATACAGACAATAAAAGCAATACTCCTGTAGAGAAAAACATTATTTATTTTTTTAAAATTAATACGATAAAGTCTGAAAAGTAAATGATGAAAAATAAAAATATTTTAATAGCCGTTCCCTGCTTTAACGAAGAAAAACGTTTACCATTACAAGATTTTGTTGATTATATATGCAATAACGAACAAGTATTTTGCTTTATAAATGATGGTAGTACAGACAGAACCATTGATGTTTTAACTCAACTTAAAACCAAATTTCCTGATAAAGTGATTGTTGTTGACAGCAAAATAAATTTAGGAAAGTCAAATGCTTTACAATATGGATATCAGTCTGTAAAAAATCATGATTTTACTCATTTTGCATACTTAGATGCAGATTTAGCTACGCCAATAGAAGAAATCATCAGAATGTCAGATTACCTCGATAATCAGGTAGAGTTTGTATTTGGGTCGAGAGTCAACAGAATAGGAAGTAATATTAAAAGAAAGCTGTATCGTCACCTGATAGGACGTTTTTTTGCAACTATTAACAGTTTATTATTGCGTATTCCGGTTTATGATACTCAATGCGGTGCGAAAATTATATCTAAAGAACTTTCTGAAGAAGTATTTGTTCGAAAATTTGATACAAACTGGGTATTTGATGTAGAAATATTTTTTAGAATTTTACAGTTTAAGAAAGGAAGTGATATCAATATTTATGCAAAAGAAATACCTCTTGAAGTTTGGACTGATATTGGTGTATCTAGCATTAAACCGAAACATTATTTTGGTATTTTCACAGACCTCTTTAAAATTTATAGAATTTATAGATAAGGAAGTAGAATGAATATTAAGAAAACATTTTTTATTTTAAATTAAAAACCTTTCAAAGATTGAATACCAACAAGCTAATAACAAATGCAGACGATTTTGGATGGTCAAAAGGTGTGAATCAGGCAATTCTTCTTGCAAGCAATGAAGGATATCTTTCACATGCAAGCCTCATGGCAAATACAGAAGATTTTACTCATGCTATAAATGAGGTCATTCCTAATGCTCCTAAGCTCAAAGTTGGATTGCATGTAAATTTAACTTGCAGTAAAGCACTATCCGGAAAGAGTTTAATCACAGATAAAGAAGGTTTTCTAAACAATACTTTTTTAAAATTATTCTTTCTGCGAAAATCGAAAAATGCTCTTGAAAAGATAGAAAATGAAATTGAGCTACAGATAAAAAAATTAATAGAATATAACATCCATATTTCTCATATTGACGGTAATGAACATGTTCATATTATTCCTTCCATCAACAAAATTGTGCGGAGGCTGGCAAAAAAATATAATATTGAAAGAGTGAGAGAGATTAATGAAAGATTTTCAACGACTTTTAAGTACAATCTTAGAACAGCGAGTTTTTCTAATGTTATCAAACTCTTCCTCCTAAAGTTTTTGAATAGTTTTAATTCTAATAAAAATGAAATTGAGTTTTACACAATTTTAAATACTTGTGAGATCAACTCTCAAAACCTTTTCACTTATTTGCAAGCACAGGAAGGAAAAACAATTGAAGTGATGCTTCACCCGTCTTTAGTTCAGTTTAATGATAATCTGGATAGTCTGAATCCTCGATTTTTAGATTTTTTCACTTCAGATTTCAGAAAAAAAGAATTTGAACTTTGTTTTGATAAAAAATTTAAAGACTATAAATTCTTAGAATAAGTTTCAAGAATTCAAAATAGCTCATTCCTGAAATTAATATTATATAATCCTGATTTTATACTCTGGAAATCTGTAAGTAAATATTTCGCAATCATTCCCCATTTTTTTAAAAGAGGAGCCTGTGCAATTTCCCAGCTTCTGTGGGTTCTTTTGATGTGAAGCTGTATGTCTTCAGACATCATTTTCTCGCTTTGAGCCCATTCATTTACAGCCCTCCACAATAGTACTCTGGTGTTTGAAGGTTTTACTTTTTTTGCATCAACTTGTGTAATTCTGTTGCTCTCATGCACACCTCTCATGGCAACGGCATTGTCCAGGATTCCGGGATAAAAGTTGAGGTAATATGAACTTCGAAATAGGAGCTCAGTATCCTGATGTAACCTTAAATGTGTTTTAAATAACGGCTGTACCTTTTCAAGCAAAGGTTTTTTTCTGATTGTTAAAGCATCGATACTGAAAAGGCCAAAACTTCCGAGCATATTTAGCTGACCCGGGAAAACATCTTCAGGTGCATGTTTTTTATAAACGGTTGTTAAACGGTCGCCAAACAATGAATAATATTGATCCTTTGCTTTTTCTGAATAATAATGCACACCCAAAGCACCGTAAACAGCATCAACTTCATCATTTTTGAACAATTCTCTTTCAGCATCAAAACGGTTCGGAAGATAGTAGTCATCTGCATCCAGAAAAGCAATGAAATCTCCCGTAGATTTTTCGATTCCTAAGTTTCGGCTTGCTCCGGCACCGTGGTTTTTTTTGTCGGGATGCTGATACAATTTTACTCTTTCATATTGCTCTGCCAATTTTTCACAAGCTTCGAGAGCATTGTCCGGGGATTGGTCTTCAACCAAAATTATTTCGTACACTTCCTCAAACTGAAGAGCAGATTCTACAGCTTGCCTGATATATTTTTCGGCATTGTAAACAGGAGTGATAACGGAGATTTTCATGATGATGATTTTAAACTTTGATTTTTAATTTTAAGTACTCTGTTAGCTTCTTTTCTATAAAAAGATAAAGAACTGATGATAAAACAATAACAAGTATAATCTTTAAAATAAAATAAGGGATGATAAAGGTTTCATTTGGGATAATTCTTCTTGAAAAAATTTCAACAAATGAGTGGGATAGATATAATGAGTAAGAAATGTCTCCCAAAAAAATCAGAAATTTATTTCCCTTACTTTTAAAAGTATAATCGAACAGTAAAAAAGCTAAAACAAATAGTGAAACAATCACGAGCAAAATCATCTCATTCTTTATTTGAATAATATTAAAAAACATTAAAATAAATAAAAAAATGCCAAAAAGAGAAATAGGGAGAGCAACTTGTTTAGAAACTGAAAATTTATTAAAATAAAGCCCTAAAAGAATTCCTGAGATGAAATAGAGGTTGAGTTCGCTTGTAATCATCTTAAGATAGGCTGTCTCAAATTTAAAAATCACTCCTAAAACGTAAGAGGTTACAAAAAAACTAATGATGAAAAAATATCTTTCAGTTTTAAAGAAAAATGAAAGGCCGAAAATCAGATAGAAAAAAATTTCGTGGTTGAGAGACCACCCCAAATACAGTACTGGTAATTGATCTTCAAGCGGCAAAAAAAGTAAAGAATACATCAGTCTTTTTAACCCGACTCCTTCAGAATAGTATAAAATACTTCCTCCCAAGATAATCCACGCAAATGTGAGCAGGTAATATAATGGAATAATTCTGATGATTCTTTTTTTGAAAAATGAAATTATTTCTTTGGTTGTATTTTCTGCAAATTTGATTTTTTTAGTCGTGAAAACCATGATGAATCCACTTATGACAAAGAATATAGGTACTCCGATACTTCCTCTTCCGAAAAGAATTTCGCCAAGTTTAACATCACCCAAAATAAGTCCTTCACGTAAGTGAAAGCAGCAAACAAATAGTGCGGAAATTCCACGTAAAATCTGGAGATTATGAAGCTTCATACTTATTCAAATAGGTAAAACGATATTTTGTTTTTAAAATAGCGGGGTTTTTGAAAACTGTAATCAATAATGCCAATATTTTATTAAAATTATCTCTCTGTGAGAGATCAAATGCTTTATGTTGAAGATAGATTCTTTCCTTCGCATCAGAATCCAGTTTTTGAGTTTTAGACCATTCAAACAGTGATTTCCAAAGGAGAAACTGTCTTTCATTATATTTTTTAGAATACAGCTTAATTTTTGTAATGCGATTGTCGTCATGTACGCCACGAATAGCAATTGCTTTATCAATAATTCCGGTTTTCAGATGACAATGGTAAGCGAGTTTTATAATAAAATCAGAATCCTGATGTACCCGAAGATCTTTATTGAAAAATAAATTGTATTTGATAAGCGAAGACCGTCTTACTGTAAGTGTATTCAAATGAAAAAAAGAACCGAAAATCTTAGTTGAAAGTCCGAGAAGTCCATCAAAAATATCGTTTCCTTCTGCCTGATATTGTACCGTCGTTAAATCATTGTTTTTAAATTTTTCCTGAAATTCGGCTTTCCCTTTTTCGGATAAATACTCTACCCCAAGTGCACCAAAAACTCCTTCAACTTTAGAATCTTTGAAAATTTCTTTTTCTGTATCAAAACGGTTGGGAAGATAATAATCATCTGCATCTAGAAATGCAATATATTCTGAGCTTGCATTTTCTATCCCCAGATTTCTTGTTGCTCCTGCTCCATGATTTCCCTTGTCAGGATGTTGGTAAAGCTTTATTTTTGAGTTTTCGGAAACTAATTGTTCACAAAGTGATAAAGAATCATCCGTAGAATGATCTTCTGCTAAGATGACTTCCTTTACGTCATCTAGTTGTAATGCAGAATTCACCGCTTTACGCAGATATAAAGAGGCATTGTAAACTGGAATGATGACAGAAATATTTAATTTCATAAGAAAGATTTATTATTGTTTGCCCACAATGCCAGTTGTAAAAGATTCCAATGCTTTTGCCCTTTGTCTAGAAACTTCTGTGTAGCATCAAAATTTATAAAATCAAACACTTTTTGATTTTTATTTTTAAGCAAATCATTGGAAAGGTTGATTAGGTTTTCTTCTTTAAACCAGTCTTCCACGTGCATTCCAAAGCCTT contains:
- a CDS encoding ChbG/HpnK family deacetylase translates to MNTNKLITNADDFGWSKGVNQAILLASNEGYLSHASLMANTEDFTHAINEVIPNAPKLKVGLHVNLTCSKALSGKSLITDKEGFLNNTFLKLFFLRKSKNALEKIENEIELQIKKLIEYNIHISHIDGNEHVHIIPSINKIVRRLAKKYNIERVREINERFSTTFKYNLRTASFSNVIKLFLLKFLNSFNSNKNEIEFYTILNTCEINSQNLFTYLQAQEGKTIEVMLHPSLVQFNDNLDSLNPRFLDFFTSDFRKKEFELCFDKKFKDYKFLE
- a CDS encoding acyltransferase, with protein sequence MKLHNLQILRGISALFVCCFHLREGLILGDVKLGEILFGRGSIGVPIFFVISGFIMVFTTKKIKFAENTTKEIISFFKKRIIRIIPLYYLLTFAWIILGGSILYYSEGVGLKRLMYSLLFLPLEDQLPVLYLGWSLNHEIFFYLIFGLSFFFKTERYFFIISFFVTSYVLGVIFKFETAYLKMITSELNLYFISGILLGLYFNKFSVSKQVALPISLFGIFLFILMFFNIIQIKNEMILLVIVSLFVLAFLLFDYTFKSKGNKFLIFLGDISYSLYLSHSFVEIFSRRIIPNETFIIPYFILKIILVIVLSSVLYLFIEKKLTEYLKLKIKV
- a CDS encoding DUF6056 family protein produces the protein MKINLQKKFLILFCILIFVLYLLCIYFYPKTRDEFYYLVNDHSTVIAEFSNSYFNVNARIGQFFSNLSGRSMLANLITSGLMFVNFFYLSFLTVFRTFPTANSLNLKKSIIISGLFIFLINYFGEMFFYVPYSTNYTLTNVFYLLYIFVIIEYFIYNRDLFSLYKIPVWLIIVFGIFTGMGNEHVPPALLLLTGLLFLSFIIKNKKILLPSKKISFAFISVIIGYFILFFAPANRVRFKKEGKQEFGFNIADYFGNLKLISKIYYYYNFELLIFLGIISTVVILLFVRRKIEKSLIFELLSYIFLALVCIFITAYSPIIGTRLLFFSNVLFILSGFIILFRNNHSFFTSSTKTNLATILVGLFVGTYFISAFMISKNANENYCKVMTEIENKAKSSKNVIIEKSFDYQMSIFGKLNRKVLLDTGESYIDTDNKSNTPVEKNIIYFFKINTIKSEK
- a CDS encoding glycosyltransferase, whose translation is MKNKNILIAVPCFNEEKRLPLQDFVDYICNNEQVFCFINDGSTDRTIDVLTQLKTKFPDKVIVVDSKINLGKSNALQYGYQSVKNHDFTHFAYLDADLATPIEEIIRMSDYLDNQVEFVFGSRVNRIGSNIKRKLYRHLIGRFFATINSLLLRIPVYDTQCGAKIISKELSEEVFVRKFDTNWVFDVEIFFRILQFKKGSDINIYAKEIPLEVWTDIGVSSIKPKHYFGIFTDLFKIYRIYR
- a CDS encoding glycosyltransferase family 2 protein, translated to MKISVITPVYNAEKYIRQAVESALQFEEVYEIILVEDQSPDNALEACEKLAEQYERVKLYQHPDKKNHGAGASRNLGIEKSTGDFIAFLDADDYYLPNRFDAERELFKNDEVDAVYGALGVHYYSEKAKDQYYSLFGDRLTTVYKKHAPEDVFPGQLNMLGSFGLFSIDALTIRKKPLLEKVQPLFKTHLRLHQDTELLFRSSYYLNFYPGILDNAVAMRGVHESNRITQVDAKKVKPSNTRVLLWRAVNEWAQSEKMMSEDIQLHIKRTHRSWEIAQAPLLKKWGMIAKYLLTDFQSIKSGLYNINFRNELF
- a CDS encoding glycosyltransferase family 2 protein; the encoded protein is MKLNISVIIPVYNASLYLRKAVNSALQLDDVKEVILAEDHSTDDSLSLCEQLVSENSKIKLYQHPDKGNHGAGATRNLGIENASSEYIAFLDADDYYLPNRFDTEKEIFKDSKVEGVFGALGVEYLSEKGKAEFQEKFKNNDLTTVQYQAEGNDIFDGLLGLSTKIFGSFFHLNTLTVRRSSLIKYNLFFNKDLRVHQDSDFIIKLAYHCHLKTGIIDKAIAIRGVHDDNRITKIKLYSKKYNERQFLLWKSLFEWSKTQKLDSDAKERIYLQHKAFDLSQRDNFNKILALLITVFKNPAILKTKYRFTYLNKYEAS